A genomic region of Pogona vitticeps strain Pit_001003342236 chromosome 15, PviZW2.1, whole genome shotgun sequence contains the following coding sequences:
- the CASQ1 gene encoding calsequestrin-1, producing MKWLAFGLAAFLLAVASPVARGEEGLDFPEYDGIDRVIDVNSKNYKAVLKKFEILALLYHEPVGEDKASQKQFELEELILELAAQVLEDKGVGFGLVDAEKDAAVAKKLGLTEEDSVYVFKGDEIIEYDGEFSADTLVEFLLDVMEDPVEFIEGDHELQAFENNEDEPKVIGYFKSEDSEHFKAFEDAAEEFHPYITFYATFDSKVAKKLSLKLNEIDYYEPFMEEPVTIPDKPNSEEEIVQFLEEHRRPTLRKLQPESMYETWEDDIDGIHIVAFAEEDDPDGYEFLEILKDVAQDNTDNPDLSIIWIDPEDFPLLIPYWEKTFGIDLSRPQIGVVNVTDADSIWLEMDDEDDLPSVDELEDWIEDVLSGEINTEDDDDDDDDDDDDD from the exons ATGAAGTGGCTCGCCTTCGGGTTAGCCGCCTTCCTGCTGGCCGTGGCCAGCCCCGTGGCACGGGGCGAGGAGGGGCTGGATTTCCCCGAGTACGACGGCATCGACCGGGTGATCGACGTCAACAGCAAGAACTACAAGGCCGTCCTGAAGAAGTTCGAGATCCTGGCGCTGCTCTACCACGAGCCGGTGGGCGAGGACAAGGCTTCGCAGAAGCAGTTTGAGCTGGAGGAGCTGATCCTGGAG TTAGCAGCCCAAGTTCTGGAGGATAAAGGAGTCGGCTTTGGGCTAGTGGATGCCGAGAAGGACGCGGCCGTGGCCAAAAAATTAG GTCTGACCGAGGAGGACAGCGTTTACGTCTTCAAGGGTGACGAAATCATTGAGTACGACGGGGAGTTTTCAGCCGATACCCTGGTGGAGTTTCTTCTGGAC GTGATGGAGGATCCAGTGGAATTCATCGAGGGAGACCACGAACTGCAGGCCTTCGAGAACAATGAGGACGAGCCAAAAGTCATCGGATACTTCAAGAGCGAAGACTCCGAGC ACTTCAAGGCCTTCGAAGACGCGGCAGAGGAGTTCCACCCTTACATCACTTTCTACGCTACCTTCGACAGCAAG GTGGCCAAGAAACTGTCGCTGAAATTGAATGAAATCGACTACTATGAACCTTTCATGGAGGAGCCGGTCACCATCCCAGACAAGCCCAACAGCGAGGAGGAAATTGTGCAGTTTCTGGAAGAACACCGGAG GCCAACGCTAAGGAAGCTCCAGCCGGAAAGCATGTATGAAACCTGG GAGGATGATATAGATGGCATCCACATTGTTGCCTTTGCAGAGGAAGACGACCCTG ATGGTTACGAGTTCCTGGAAATCTTGAAAGATGTTGCCCAAGACAACACAGACAACCCGGACCTCAGCATCATCTGGATTGATCCTGAAGACTTCCCACTG CTGATCCCCTACTGGGAGAAGACTTTCGGCATCGACTTATCCCGGCCTCAGATTGGTGTGGTCAACGTAACTGAT GCCGATAGCATCTGGCTAGAGATGGACGATGAAGATGACCTTCCCTCTGTGGACGAGTTGGAAGACTGGATCGAGGATGTCCTGTCGGGGGAAATAAACACAGaggatgatgacgacgacgacgacgatgatgacgacgatgactaG